Sequence from the Candidatus Sulfotelmatobacter sp. genome:
ACCCGCGAACGCGCGATCTCGCGCTTGTGCGCCGCCGTCCAGCGCTGCGACACGGATGCCCCGGCGAGATTCACGACGGCGTCGCTGCCGGCGCTGGCGGCCGCCGCCGCGTCGGGATCCCGCAGCGAGACGGCGCCGACCTGATCGCCGCGCGCCTGCAGCGCGGCCGTCAAGTGACGGCCGATGAACCCGGAGCCGCCCAAAAGCGTGACCTTCACCACGCTCACGACGCCGGGCCGACGGCGAGAGTTGCTACGGTTGCGTGAGCCGCAGGTCGTCGCGCGCGTGGTCGAGCGCCGCGACGGTGGCGGCGACGGCCTCGTCGAGCGCTTGCGCGGAGCCGCCGGCGTACGCGTCGGCGATGGCCGGATAGGCGACCGAGGCGTAGCCCGAGACGCCGTAGGCGACGCTGTCGACGATCTGCGCGGCTTCGAGCGTGCGCTCGTCGCCCGGGCCGCCGCCCAGCGCGATGGCGCCGTCCGCCCGCCGCGCCGCGCGACCGAACGCGTCGATGCTCTTGCGCAACGGCGCGAGGTCGATCGTGCGGCCGTCGGCCTGCGCGCGCGCTTCGAGCACGTCGACGCCGGCGCGCAAGCCGGCGAGATAACCGCCGAACGCGTACGGCACGACGTCGGCGTTCGCCAGCCGCATCGCCATCAGGCCGTACAGCTGCGCGTTGGCGCGGTGCAGCACGAAGTACGGATCGCTCTGGTGCTCCGCGTACAGCGCGGTATCGTAGCTCGAGTGATATGGGCCGAAGGGGCCGTAGAAGCCCAGCTCGGCAACCGGGGTGCCGAAGCGATAGAGGAACGATTCGTGATCGCTGCCGCCGCCCGGCGTGCCGACGCGCATTCCGGTGCGCTGCAGGCTCCAGCGATCGGCGACGCTGGCGCGCTCGCGCGCCGGGTCGTGCACGGCGCGCGTCGTCTCGATCAGCGTCGGGCCGAGCGCGCCCACGGCGGTGGCGGCGAAGGCGGGCCCGGTGACGTCTTCGTCGGCGTTCAGGTACGCCACGCAGCCGTTGCGCAGCTCCGTCTCGTGCGCGCGCACGTAGGCGGCCGAGCCGAGCAGCCCGACCTCTTCGCCGTCCCAGAGCGCGATCACGATCGTGCGGACCGGACGAAGACCGCTCTTGGCGAGATAGCCCAAGCCGCGCGCGGTCTCGAGCAGCGAGGTCGTGCCGGCGCCGTTGTCGCCGACGCCCGCGACCCACGCGTCACGGTGCGCGCCGAGCACGACTTCTTCGCCCGGGCGCGTCCCGTGCAGCACGCCGATCGTGTTCCACAGCGTGCGCGTCTCGTGATTGAGCGTGACCGCGACGCGCACGTAGGCCGGACCCTTCGCGAGCGGGTACGGTGCGTCGAGCGCGCCGCCCCAGCCCGCCGGCCCGGCCGGCCCGTGCAGGCCGCGCAGCAGCGTCCGCGCGGCGTCGGCGCTGACCGGCAAGACCGGAATGCGAATCCCGGCGCCGAGCGAACCGCGCTGCACCGACGCCGACGGGCGCCACGGTCCGTCGGGATAGGTCGCGCCGCGTCCGGCACCGTCGTCGGCGGGATCGTCGTAGAGGACGACCGCGCTCGCGCCCGCCGCTTGCGCGTTCTGCACCAGCTGGCCGCGGAACGCGGCGCCGTAGCGGATCAGCGCCACCGCACCGTGCACGTCGACGCCCGCCGCGCGCAGCACGGCGAAATCGGCCGGCAAGCCGCGACCGGCGTAGACCAG
This genomic interval carries:
- a CDS encoding M28 family peptidase; translation: MDEALFLDVPSAQGAQDAAEALGLHPHYAGTKNDHAYAVLTRDLLQSYGFDAHLEAFTAHVDTPRSLVLEMYADARLYRPRETVFIGPRGTPPTDFALREVGTPADPATLDPAAGLPFNAGSANGDVTGPLVYAGRGLPADFAVLRAAGVDVHGAVALIRYGAAFRGQLVQNAQAAGASAVVLYDDPADDGAGRGATYPDGPWRPSASVQRGSLGAGIRIPVLPVSADAARTLLRGLHGPAGPAGWGGALDAPYPLAKGPAYVRVAVTLNHETRTLWNTIGVLHGTRPGEEVVLGAHRDAWVAGVGDNGAGTTSLLETARGLGYLAKSGLRPVRTIVIALWDGEEVGLLGSAAYVRAHETELRNGCVAYLNADEDVTGPAFAATAVGALGPTLIETTRAVHDPARERASVADRWSLQRTGMRVGTPGGGSDHESFLYRFGTPVAELGFYGPFGPYHSSYDTALYAEHQSDPYFVLHRANAQLYGLMAMRLANADVVPYAFGGYLAGLRAGVDVLEARAQADGRTIDLAPLRKSIDAFGRAARRADGAIALGGGPGDERTLEAAQIVDSVAYGVSGYASVAYPAIADAYAGGSAQALDEAVAATVAALDHARDDLRLTQP